The Fervidobacterium gondwanense DSM 13020 genome includes a window with the following:
- a CDS encoding SIR2 family NAD-dependent protein deacylase, with translation MEEKLINHIVELINKSSNIVVLTGAGVSVPSGVPDFRSPNGLYTKYGQDIFDIDEFNRNPDRFYAFAREGLLSMLEVKPNLMHLLLAELEKLGKLKGVITQNIDGLHTKAGNRNVAEIHGSVRIWNCLRCSRRYEILDFAQREFLLSNNFRCSCGGLTKPDIVFFGEMLPLNEFTKAQNWAIKSDVFLAIGTSLVVYPAAQLPLYALRNGAKLVIITKGDTPLDRYAYLKFDVDLIEFAENLSQKLNLYLS, from the coding sequence ATGGAAGAAAAACTCATAAATCACATTGTCGAGCTGATTAATAAGTCGTCAAATATCGTTGTTTTGACAGGGGCAGGCGTCAGCGTCCCAAGTGGGGTTCCTGATTTTCGAAGCCCCAATGGTTTGTATACCAAATACGGTCAGGACATATTTGATATAGATGAATTCAACAGGAATCCTGATAGGTTTTATGCATTTGCCAGGGAAGGTTTGCTTAGTATGTTGGAAGTTAAACCAAACTTGATGCACCTGCTGTTAGCAGAGCTCGAAAAGTTAGGTAAATTAAAAGGTGTCATAACTCAGAATATTGATGGTCTGCACACGAAGGCTGGAAACAGAAACGTCGCTGAAATTCATGGGAGTGTCAGAATTTGGAATTGTCTCAGGTGCAGTAGAAGGTATGAAATTCTGGACTTTGCTCAAAGAGAGTTTTTGCTATCGAACAATTTTAGGTGTTCTTGTGGTGGTTTAACAAAACCAGACATAGTATTCTTTGGCGAGATGCTTCCTCTTAATGAGTTCACTAAAGCGCAAAATTGGGCAATCAAGAGTGATGTCTTTTTAGCCATAGGAACATCACTCGTTGTGTATCCCGCAGCTCAATTGCCATTGTACGCACTCAGGAATGGAGCAAAGCTGGTAATAATAACAAAAGGCGATACTCCGCTCGACAGGTATGCTTATTTGAAATTCGACGTTGACCTCATAGAATTTGCCGAGAACTTATCTCAAAAACTAAACTTATACCTTTCTTAG